DNA from Paraburkholderia sp. ZP32-5:
CAACCGACAAAGAAAAGGCCGCCTTCGCCAAGCGGCTCAAAGACCTGCTGGAGCCGCTGAAAATTCGCGGCGGGACCAAGCTTGCCGAGCAATTTAATCTGCGCTATCACGGTGAGCGTCCGGTGACGCCGCAAACGGCGCACAAATGGCTCACCGGCACGACGATCCCGAAACAGGACAAGCTGCGTACGCTCGCCGAATGGTTGAACGTCAAGGAACACTGGCTCCATTACGGACCGCCGCCCGGCACGACAACCCGACCGATGGCGCGCGGCGAAAAGTATCCGCCCACGCCCGAGACGATCGAACTCGCTTCGAAGATTGCATCGCTGACGCCGAAAGACCGCAACCCGGTCGAGGAAATGATCGTGCGCTTTTACGGTGAGGATACCGACGACGAAAGCGACGAAGCATGAAGTGGTGATCGCAGCGCGTTGCGTTTCTGTCGCGCCGCGCCATGAAAAAAGCCGCCCGGTTTGCACCGGGCGGCTTTTTGTTTGCAGCTTGCTTCGCGTTGCGGCGGCTGCGGCGGGCTCGTGGCTCGCCGTGGTGCCTGAACGTCAGGCCGGCTTCACCTTCGATTTGCCCATCATCCGCGTGATGTAGTACTGCTGCGCGATCGACAGCACGTTGTTCACGACGTAGTACAGCACCAGACCAGCCGGGAAGAAGAAGAACATCACCGAGAAAGCGATCGGCATGAACATCATCATCTTGGCCTGAACCGGGTCCGGCGGGGTCGGGTTCAGCTTGGTCTGCAGGAACATCGATACGGCCATCAGCACCGGCAGGATGAAGTATGGGTCTTGCTGCGACAGATCCTGAATCCACAGAATCCACGGCGCGCCGCGCATTTCCACCGACGACAGCAGCACCCAGTACAGCGAGATGAACACCGGAATCTGGATCACGACCGGCAGACAGCCGCCGAACGGATTGACCTTCTCGGTCTTGTACAGCTCCATCAGCGCCGCGTTCATCTTCTGCGGATCGCCCTTGAAGCGTTCGCGCAGCGCCTGCATGCGCGGCGTGATCGCCTTCATGCGCGCCATCGACTTGTAGCTCGCGGCCGACAGCGGGAAGAACACCGCCTTGATCAGCAGCGTGAGCAGCACGATCGACCAGCCCCAGTTGCCGACATAGCTGTGGATCTTCTCGAGCAGCCAGAACAGCGGCTTCGCGATGATCGTCACGTAGCCATAGTCCTTCACCAGTTCGAGGCCCGGCGCGATGCCTTCGAGCATCCGCTCTTCTTCAGGACCGGCGAACAGGCGCGCCGACACGGTGACCGTCTGGCCCGGGGCGATGGTCGGCAGCGGCTCTTTCATCCCCACGCGATACAGCGACGGATCGATCTTCTCCGCGTAGAAGTCGCGCTTGACGCCTGCTTTCGGAATCCACGCGGACGCGAAGTAGTGCTGGACCATCGCGACCCAGCCGTTATCGGCCGAGCTCGCGAAATCCTGCTTGTTCTTGTCCAGATCGCTGAACGTCATCTTCTGGAAATGATGTTCGTTGGTGTAGACAGCCGGGCCGATGAACGTGTGCGAGAAACGCGGCGTTTCGACCGGC
Protein-coding regions in this window:
- a CDS encoding XRE family transcriptional regulator, which encodes MPTDKEKAAFAKRLKDLLEPLKIRGGTKLAEQFNLRYHGERPVTPQTAHKWLTGTTIPKQDKLRTLAEWLNVKEHWLHYGPPPGTTTRPMARGEKYPPTPETIELASKIASLTPKDRNPVEEMIVRFYGEDTDDESDEA
- the yidC gene encoding membrane protein insertase YidC, translating into MDIKRTVLWVIFFMSAVMLFDNWQRDHGRPSMFFPSATPTKTVASAAPGTTTPETQPADLPATNAAAPGNTPAAAQSQLVKFSTDVYSGEIDTRGGTLSRLSLVKQGDGKTPDLMITLFDKTNNHTYLARTGLLGGDFPNHNDVFTLMPNQPTQLADGQNSFQMSFESPEKGGLKVIKTYTFTRGSYVIGVETKIQNVGTTAVNPQLYMELVRDDQPVETPRFSHTFIGPAVYTNEHHFQKMTFSDLDKNKQDFASSADNGWVAMVQHYFASAWIPKAGVKRDFYAEKIDPSLYRVGMKEPLPTIAPGQTVTVSARLFAGPEEERMLEGIAPGLELVKDYGYVTIIAKPLFWLLEKIHSYVGNWGWSIVLLTLLIKAVFFPLSAASYKSMARMKAITPRMQALRERFKGDPQKMNAALMELYKTEKVNPFGGCLPVVIQIPVFISLYWVLLSSVEMRGAPWILWIQDLSQQDPYFILPVLMAVSMFLQTKLNPTPPDPVQAKMMMFMPIAFSVMFFFFPAGLVLYYVVNNVLSIAQQYYITRMMGKSKVKPA